The following coding sequences lie in one Microvirga sp. 17 mud 1-3 genomic window:
- the infC gene encoding translation initiation factor IF-3, whose protein sequence is MPVPQKDGPRANRDIRGVREVQLIDDTGQNRGVMPFFDALRIAEDAGLDLVEIAPNSSPPVCKILDYGKYRFLEQKKASEARKKQKTVEVKEIKLRPGIDDHDYDVKMKAMKGFFEEGNKVKITLRFRGREMAHQDLGLKVLDRVKADVGDLAKVEMEPNFEGRQVVMVLAPR, encoded by the coding sequence ATGCCGGTTCCGCAGAAGGACGGACCGCGCGCCAACCGGGACATTCGCGGCGTTCGCGAAGTGCAGCTGATTGACGATACCGGCCAGAATCGCGGCGTCATGCCGTTTTTCGACGCCTTGCGCATCGCTGAGGATGCCGGCCTCGACCTCGTCGAGATCGCACCGAATTCTTCCCCGCCCGTCTGCAAGATCCTCGATTACGGCAAATATCGCTTCCTCGAGCAGAAGAAGGCCTCCGAGGCCCGTAAGAAGCAGAAGACCGTCGAGGTCAAGGAAATCAAGCTTCGCCCGGGCATCGACGATCATGACTATGACGTCAAGATGAAGGCCATGAAGGGCTTCTTCGAGGAAGGCAACAAGGTCAAGATCACCCTGCGCTTCCGCGGCCGCGAGATGGCGCACCAGGATCTGGGCCTTAAGGTCCTCGATCGCGTGAAGGCCGATGTGGGCGACCTCGCCAAGGTCGAGATGGAGCCCAATTTCGAGGGCCGTCAGGTCGTCATGGTACTGGCGCCCCGCTGA
- the nikC gene encoding nickel transporter permease: MAGAPPLPQPSGLQAWLLSSEPASRWQARLGRGYLGWRAFTKNPLAVLGLIIVLLLILVAIFAPLIAPYSPIAGGNLRTERLLPPSETFWFGTDDQGRDIFSRVVYGSRVTLWVVMLVAVIATPIGVLIGTVAGYLGGWVDTVLMRITDIFLAFPRLILALAFVAALGPGIENAIIAISITSWPPYARIARAETLTVRNSDFIAAVKLQGASTPRIILGHIIPLCISSIIVRVTLDMAGIILTAAGLGFLGLGAQPPMPEWGAMVATGRNYLIDQWWVAAMPGLAIFIVSLGFNLLGDGLRDVLDPKAAK; the protein is encoded by the coding sequence ATGGCCGGCGCCCCTCCCCTTCCCCAACCCTCCGGCCTTCAGGCCTGGCTGCTCTCGTCCGAGCCCGCCTCCCGCTGGCAGGCCCGCCTCGGGCGCGGCTATCTCGGCTGGCGCGCGTTCACGAAAAATCCGCTCGCCGTCCTGGGCCTTATCATCGTCCTGCTGCTCATCCTTGTCGCGATCTTTGCGCCGCTCATCGCGCCCTACTCGCCGATTGCCGGAGGCAATCTGCGCACGGAGCGCCTATTGCCGCCGAGCGAGACGTTCTGGTTCGGCACCGATGATCAGGGACGCGACATCTTCTCGCGGGTCGTCTACGGCTCCCGCGTCACGCTTTGGGTCGTGATGCTGGTTGCCGTGATCGCAACGCCGATCGGGGTCCTCATCGGCACCGTCGCGGGGTATCTCGGCGGATGGGTCGATACGGTCCTGATGCGGATCACCGACATTTTCCTTGCCTTCCCTCGCCTCATCCTGGCCCTGGCCTTCGTGGCAGCACTCGGCCCGGGCATCGAGAACGCGATCATCGCCATCTCGATCACATCCTGGCCGCCTTATGCCCGTATCGCCCGGGCAGAAACGCTGACGGTCCGCAACAGCGACTTCATCGCGGCCGTGAAGCTCCAGGGCGCCTCCACGCCCCGGATCATTCTCGGCCACATCATTCCGCTGTGCATTTCGTCCATCATCGTTCGCGTCACCCTCGACATGGCAGGCATCATCCTGACCGCCGCCGGCCTCGGCTTCCTGGGCCTCGGCGCACAGCCGCCCATGCCGGAATGGGGCGCGATGGTCGCGACGGGACGCAACTACCTCATCGACCAATGGTGGGTCGCCGCCATGCCGGGCCTTGCCATCTTCATCGTCAGCCTGGGCTTCAACCTGCTGGGTGACGGCCTGCGCGACGTGCTCGATCCGAAGGCCGCGAAATGA
- a CDS encoding Hsp20 family protein — translation MSRQSPFGHPFLLGFDEIEQALDRVAKAAGDGYPPYNIERLARTAQDPERLRITLAVAGFTRDQLEVTLEENQLVIRGRQIDDKARHFLHRGIAARQFQRAFLLADGMEVLGADLSNGLLSIDLARPEPERIIRKIDIGAPGRGVTASAKESPDEH, via the coding sequence ATGTCGCGTCAATCGCCCTTCGGGCATCCGTTTCTTCTAGGCTTCGACGAGATCGAGCAGGCGCTCGACCGGGTCGCGAAGGCCGCAGGCGACGGATATCCGCCCTATAATATCGAGCGTCTCGCCCGGACCGCACAGGATCCCGAGCGCCTCAGAATCACCCTTGCGGTCGCGGGCTTCACCCGGGACCAGCTCGAGGTGACCCTGGAGGAAAATCAGCTCGTGATCCGGGGGCGGCAGATCGACGACAAGGCAAGGCACTTCCTGCATCGCGGCATCGCCGCCCGGCAGTTCCAGCGCGCGTTCCTCCTGGCCGATGGCATGGAGGTGCTGGGGGCCGATTTGTCCAACGGGCTTCTGTCGATCGACCTCGCCCGGCCCGAGCCGGAGCGGATCATCCGCAAGATCGATATCGGCGCCCCCGGACGAGGCGTAACGGCATCCGCCAAGGAGAGTCCTGATGAACACTAA
- a CDS encoding DUF1150 domain-containing protein yields the protein MNTNTKLQNGEFLDKAELAALGEGQMAYVKPILSDEITRLFPQAPEIQPGLKLFALLSASGEPIVLTDTRDAAVANAWAHDLETVSLH from the coding sequence ATGAACACTAATACCAAGCTCCAGAACGGCGAGTTTCTCGACAAGGCGGAGCTGGCCGCCCTTGGAGAAGGCCAGATGGCCTATGTGAAGCCGATCCTATCCGACGAGATCACCCGCCTGTTTCCACAGGCGCCCGAGATCCAGCCGGGACTGAAACTCTTTGCACTCCTGTCCGCCAGCGGCGAACCCATCGTGCTGACCGATACCCGGGATGCAGCGGTCGCCAATGCCTGGGCGCACGATCTCGAAACCGTGAGCCTGCACTAA
- a CDS encoding glycosyltransferase family 4 protein, which produces MNVSKRSSGGAPFPSSNIHPLAGRTILQIIPELEAGGAERTTVDVAEGLAHAGARALVATEGGRLVGELQTKGGIWVPFPAATKNPFSMLLNVRRLARICHQERVALVHARSRAPAWVALGAARSLNLPFVTTYHGSYAGRSSVKVLYNSVMARGDAVIANSHYTGDLIRSLYPQAGDRIRVIHRGTDFAAFSPSAVSPERVENLRKAWKVSPHERMVLLAARLTGWKGQKVLIEAAARLRSAGVSDVAYILAGDPQGRDSYVKELDALIESRGLTGIVRRVGHCTDMPAAFLAASVVTVPSTEPEAFGRSAVEAQAMGTPVVVSDLGAVPETVLSPPAVLPQERTGWRIPPGDADALADALGHALSLGASARIALGNRARSHVEHHFSLERMVSSTLDVYSALLEGHYPRRTS; this is translated from the coding sequence GTGAACGTCTCAAAGCGATCCAGCGGGGGAGCTCCGTTTCCGTCGTCCAACATCCATCCGCTGGCGGGGCGGACCATCCTGCAGATCATCCCCGAACTCGAGGCCGGCGGTGCCGAGCGGACCACGGTCGACGTGGCCGAGGGCCTCGCTCATGCGGGTGCCCGCGCCCTGGTCGCGACCGAGGGCGGGCGGCTCGTGGGCGAGCTGCAGACGAAGGGCGGCATCTGGGTTCCATTCCCGGCCGCCACGAAGAACCCGTTCTCCATGCTCCTCAATGTGAGGCGTCTCGCCCGGATCTGCCACCAGGAGCGGGTGGCCCTCGTTCATGCCCGGTCCCGCGCTCCGGCCTGGGTGGCCCTGGGGGCCGCGCGCTCCTTGAACCTTCCTTTCGTCACGACCTATCACGGCAGCTATGCCGGGCGCTCGTCCGTGAAGGTGCTGTACAATTCGGTGATGGCCCGGGGCGACGCGGTGATCGCCAATTCCCATTATACGGGCGACCTCATCCGCTCCCTTTATCCCCAGGCGGGAGACCGAATTCGGGTCATTCACCGCGGCACGGATTTCGCGGCTTTCTCACCCTCCGCCGTCTCGCCGGAGCGGGTCGAGAACCTGCGCAAGGCGTGGAAGGTCTCGCCCCATGAGCGGATGGTCCTGCTCGCAGCGCGCCTGACGGGCTGGAAGGGGCAGAAGGTCCTCATCGAGGCGGCTGCCCGGTTGCGGAGCGCAGGGGTTTCGGATGTGGCCTATATCCTGGCCGGCGATCCGCAGGGACGGGATTCCTACGTGAAGGAGCTCGACGCCCTTATCGAGTCCCGCGGGCTGACCGGGATCGTGCGCCGGGTCGGCCATTGCACCGACATGCCGGCCGCCTTCCTGGCCGCTTCCGTCGTGACCGTGCCGTCCACGGAGCCCGAGGCCTTCGGCCGCTCAGCCGTGGAGGCCCAGGCGATGGGGACGCCCGTGGTGGTGTCCGATCTCGGGGCCGTGCCGGAAACCGTCCTATCGCCCCCGGCGGTGCTGCCGCAGGAGCGGACGGGGTGGCGGATTCCGCCGGGAGACGCGGATGCCCTTGCGGATGCCCTCGGCCACGCCCTGTCCCTCGGGGCCAGCGCCCGTATTGCCCTGGGGAACCGGGCAAGGTCCCATGTGGAGCACCATTTCTCCCTGGAACGGATGGTATCGAGCACCCTCGATGTCTATTCTGCCCTCCTGGAAGGGCATTACCCACGTAGAACAAGTTGA
- the argH gene encoding argininosuccinate lyase, whose amino-acid sequence MWGGRFSSSPSALMEAINASIGFDKRLASEDIQGSIAHSAMLASQGIISESDRDAIHQGLQRVLGEIESGSFAFSTALEDIHMNVESRLRDIVGDPAARLHTARSRNDQVAVDIRLWVRNAHDRAEAQLTDLIQALLDKAEPHAATVMPGFTHLQGAQPVTFGHHLMAYVEMFGRDRSRIRDSRRRLNESPLGAGALAGTSFPIDRHMTAKALGFDGPTRNSLDSVSDRDSLLEFMSAAAICAVHLSRLAEEIVIWMSAPFGFVRLPDRWTTGSSMMPQKRNPDAAELVRGKTGRIFGSLTALLTVMKGLPLAYAKDTQEDKEPLFDAADTLELVLAAMTGMIRDLEPVSERMAALAGAGYSTATDLADWLVRSLNIPFRDAHHVTGRIVAEAEKRGSLLQDLPLDVMQAVEPRIHDGIYDVLSVENSVRSRTSFGGTSPVRVSEQIAWWREQV is encoded by the coding sequence ATGTGGGGCGGGAGGTTCTCGTCCTCTCCCAGCGCACTCATGGAAGCCATCAATGCCTCCATCGGTTTCGACAAGCGATTGGCCTCCGAGGATATCCAAGGCTCGATTGCGCACAGCGCCATGCTGGCGAGCCAGGGCATCATCTCCGAAAGCGACCGGGACGCCATTCACCAGGGGCTCCAGCGCGTCCTGGGGGAGATCGAATCCGGCTCCTTCGCCTTCTCGACGGCCCTGGAAGACATTCACATGAATGTGGAAAGCCGGCTGCGCGATATCGTCGGCGATCCGGCGGCGCGGCTCCACACGGCCCGCAGCCGCAACGACCAGGTCGCGGTCGACATACGGCTCTGGGTCCGCAATGCGCATGACCGGGCCGAGGCGCAGCTGACCGATCTCATCCAGGCCCTCCTCGACAAGGCCGAGCCCCATGCGGCGACCGTGATGCCGGGCTTCACCCATCTCCAGGGCGCGCAGCCGGTCACGTTCGGCCATCATCTTATGGCCTATGTGGAGATGTTCGGCCGCGACCGCAGCCGGATCCGGGATTCGCGGCGCCGCCTCAACGAAAGCCCGCTTGGCGCGGGAGCGCTCGCCGGAACCTCCTTCCCGATCGACCGGCACATGACCGCGAAGGCCCTTGGCTTCGACGGCCCGACCCGTAACTCCCTCGATTCCGTCTCGGACCGGGACAGTCTCCTGGAATTCATGTCGGCCGCCGCGATCTGCGCCGTTCACCTGTCCCGGCTCGCCGAGGAGATCGTGATCTGGATGTCGGCGCCCTTCGGCTTCGTGCGCCTGCCGGACCGCTGGACGACCGGCTCCAGCATGATGCCCCAGAAGCGCAACCCCGACGCGGCCGAGCTGGTGCGCGGCAAGACCGGGCGCATCTTCGGCTCCCTCACGGCCCTGCTCACGGTCATGAAGGGGCTTCCGCTCGCCTATGCGAAGGACACTCAGGAGGACAAGGAGCCGCTTTTCGATGCGGCCGATACCCTCGAGCTCGTCCTCGCGGCCATGACCGGCATGATCCGAGACCTGGAGCCCGTGTCGGAGCGCATGGCCGCCCTGGCAGGAGCCGGTTATTCCACGGCGACGGACTTGGCCGACTGGCTCGTGCGCAGCCTGAACATCCCGTTCCGGGATGCCCACCACGTCACCGGCCGGATCGTCGCGGAAGCGGAAAAGCGCGGAAGCCTGCTCCAGGATCTGCCCCTCGACGTCATGCAGGCGGTCGAGCCGCGGATTCACGACGGCATCTATGATGTGCTCAGCGTAGAGAACTCCGTGCGCTCCAGGACCAGCTTCGGCGGAACCTCGCCGGTGCGCGTCTCCGAGCAGATCGCTTGGTGGCGGGAGCAGGTCTGA
- a CDS encoding ABC transporter substrate-binding protein gives MKHLPKLLLSAAMVTAMATSFSAVQAATPPDTLVQAWQSDDIISLDPAEVFEFSASEIIGNTYERLIQYDINDVSKISGQAAESWTVSDDGKTYTFKLRPNKKFASGNPITAEDVVYSLQRAVALDKSPAFILGQFGLTKDNMKDKIKQTGPLELTIEVDKPYAPTLVLYCLGNSVASIVDKKLLTQNEKDGDYGYNWLKTHYAGSGPYIMRDWKANEVLVLERNPNYDKKTPLARVIFRHIKETASQRLLLEKGDIDVARSLNPEEIDAVAKNPDIKIQSAPKGTVYYLGLNQKNPNLSKPEVRQALKYLVDYSAIGDTIMKYKGVVHQNFLPKGFLGATTTNPYKLDVAKAKELLAKAGLKDGFSVTMDTRSTAEIMGIAQAMQSTFAQAGIKLEILPMDSKQALTKYRARQHDIYIGNWGSDYQDPNSNADTFAANDDNSDNAKAKPLAWRNAWDPGPLTAKTRAAVMERDSEKRAQMYKELQKSVLDDGPFVIFLQMTEVAAVRKNVQDFILGPSFSDNDVSKVKKN, from the coding sequence ATGAAACACCTCCCCAAGCTCCTCCTATCGGCAGCCATGGTTACGGCCATGGCGACCTCGTTCTCGGCCGTGCAGGCCGCGACCCCGCCGGACACCCTGGTCCAGGCCTGGCAGAGCGACGACATCATCTCGCTCGATCCGGCGGAAGTCTTCGAATTCAGCGCGTCCGAGATCATCGGCAACACCTATGAGCGCCTGATCCAGTACGACATCAACGACGTGTCCAAAATCTCCGGCCAGGCCGCCGAGTCCTGGACCGTCTCGGACGACGGCAAGACCTATACGTTCAAGCTGCGCCCGAACAAGAAGTTCGCCTCCGGCAACCCGATCACCGCGGAAGACGTGGTCTATTCGCTCCAGCGCGCGGTCGCCCTCGACAAGTCGCCCGCCTTCATCCTCGGCCAGTTCGGTCTGACCAAGGACAACATGAAGGACAAGATCAAGCAGACTGGGCCGCTCGAACTGACCATCGAGGTCGACAAGCCCTATGCCCCGACCCTCGTCCTCTACTGCCTCGGAAACTCCGTGGCCTCCATCGTCGACAAGAAGCTCCTCACGCAGAACGAGAAGGACGGCGATTACGGCTATAACTGGCTGAAGACCCATTATGCAGGCTCGGGCCCGTACATCATGCGGGACTGGAAGGCGAATGAAGTCCTCGTTCTGGAACGCAATCCCAACTATGATAAGAAGACCCCGCTCGCCCGCGTGATCTTCCGCCACATCAAGGAAACGGCGAGCCAGCGCCTGCTTCTCGAGAAGGGTGACATCGACGTTGCCCGGAGCCTGAACCCGGAAGAGATCGACGCCGTCGCCAAGAATCCGGACATCAAGATTCAGAGCGCCCCGAAGGGGACGGTCTACTATCTGGGCCTGAACCAGAAGAACCCGAACCTCTCGAAGCCCGAAGTCCGCCAGGCCCTCAAGTACCTTGTGGATTACTCGGCCATCGGTGACACGATCATGAAGTACAAGGGCGTCGTTCACCAGAACTTCCTGCCCAAGGGCTTCCTGGGTGCCACGACCACAAATCCCTACAAGCTCGACGTGGCCAAGGCGAAGGAGCTTCTCGCCAAGGCGGGCCTGAAGGACGGCTTCTCGGTCACCATGGATACGCGCTCGACGGCCGAGATCATGGGCATCGCCCAGGCCATGCAGTCGACCTTCGCGCAAGCCGGCATCAAACTCGAGATCCTGCCCATGGACTCGAAGCAGGCCCTCACCAAGTACCGCGCCCGCCAGCACGACATCTATATCGGCAACTGGGGCTCGGACTATCAGGACCCGAACTCGAATGCCGATACGTTTGCGGCGAACGACGACAATTCGGACAACGCGAAGGCGAAGCCGCTCGCATGGCGTAACGCGTGGGATCCGGGCCCGCTGACGGCCAAGACCCGTGCCGCCGTCATGGAGCGCGACTCCGAGAAGCGCGCGCAGATGTACAAGGAACTCCAGAAGTCGGTTCTCGACGACGGCCCGTTCGTGATCTTCCTGCAGATGACAGAAGTCGCGGCCGTGCGTAAGAACGTGCAGGATTTCATCCTCGGCCCGTCCTTCAGCGACAACGACGTCTCCAAGGTCAAGAAGAACTGA
- the rpmI gene encoding 50S ribosomal protein L35, with the protein MPKLKTKSGAKKRFKITGTGKVVYAQAGKRHGMIKRTKKQIRNLRGTTTMFEGDAYNVKKYFLPNG; encoded by the coding sequence ATGCCCAAGCTGAAGACGAAATCGGGCGCCAAAAAGCGCTTCAAGATCACTGGCACCGGCAAGGTCGTTTACGCCCAGGCCGGTAAGCGCCACGGGATGATCAAGCGGACCAAGAAGCAGATCCGCAACCTGCGCGGCACCACGACGATGTTCGAGGGTGATGCCTACAACGTGAAGAAGTACTTCCTGCCGAACGGCTGA
- the rplT gene encoding 50S ribosomal protein L20, which translates to MARVKRGVTAHAKHKKVLKAAKGFFGRRKNTIRIAKQAVEKSMQYAYRDRKNKKRTFRALWIQRLNAAVREHGLTYSRFIDGLGKAGIEVDRKVLSEMAIHEPAAFAAYVERAKASLPQQQAA; encoded by the coding sequence ATGGCCCGCGTCAAACGGGGCGTTACCGCCCACGCCAAGCACAAGAAGGTTCTGAAGGCCGCCAAGGGTTTCTTCGGCCGCCGCAAGAACACTATCCGCATCGCCAAGCAGGCGGTCGAGAAGAGCATGCAATATGCTTATCGCGACCGTAAGAACAAGAAGCGCACCTTCCGCGCTCTCTGGATCCAGCGCCTCAATGCGGCGGTTCGCGAGCATGGCCTGACCTATTCCCGATTTATCGACGGTCTCGGCAAGGCTGGGATCGAGGTCGATCGCAAGGTTCTGTCCGAGATGGCCATCCACGAGCCGGCGGCCTTCGCCGCCTATGTGGAGCGCGCCAAGGCCTCGCTGCCGCAGCAGCAGGCCGCGTAA
- a CDS encoding ABC transporter permease, giving the protein MVSAAMSRGGEHASALRSFLKRAAQFVIVLATTLLGLVAVTFFIGRIVPIDPVIAIVGDRAPPQVYERVRNELGLDKPLIEQFVIYVKKAATGDFGNSVLTTNPVMTDIANVFPATLELATLGTIIGTIIGIPLGVLAAVRRGSWIDQIVRLLGLVGYSVPIFWLGLMGLLLFYAKLGWVAGPGRIDVTYSYLYTPVTGIVLIDTLMQGQMDAFWDAVSHVILPACLLGYFSLAYISRMTRSFMLNELAQEYVIAARVKGLSEFRVIWRHALRNAAVPLITVIALSYANLLEGSVLTETVFAWPGLGQYITNSLQNADMNAVLGGTIVIGTVFVLLNLVSDLLYRLLDPRTR; this is encoded by the coding sequence ATGGTTTCTGCAGCCATGAGCCGGGGCGGAGAGCACGCAAGTGCCCTCCGCTCCTTCCTTAAGAGAGCCGCCCAGTTCGTCATCGTTCTCGCAACGACGCTGCTGGGCCTCGTCGCCGTGACCTTCTTCATCGGCCGCATCGTGCCGATCGACCCGGTCATCGCCATCGTGGGCGATCGCGCTCCGCCGCAGGTCTACGAGCGCGTGCGCAACGAGCTCGGCCTCGACAAGCCGCTGATCGAGCAGTTCGTCATCTACGTGAAGAAGGCCGCCACAGGAGATTTCGGCAATTCCGTGCTCACCACGAACCCGGTGATGACGGATATCGCCAACGTCTTTCCGGCAACGCTGGAGCTTGCGACCCTCGGCACCATCATCGGCACCATCATCGGCATTCCGCTCGGGGTTCTTGCAGCCGTAAGGCGCGGAAGCTGGATCGACCAGATCGTGCGCCTTTTGGGGCTCGTCGGTTATTCGGTACCGATCTTCTGGCTCGGCCTGATGGGCCTGCTCCTCTTCTACGCGAAGCTCGGCTGGGTCGCAGGGCCCGGACGAATAGACGTCACCTATTCGTATCTTTACACGCCAGTCACCGGGATCGTGCTCATCGACACCCTCATGCAGGGCCAGATGGATGCATTCTGGGACGCGGTTTCCCACGTCATCCTGCCGGCCTGTCTCCTCGGCTATTTCTCGCTCGCCTATATCAGCCGCATGACACGCTCCTTCATGCTCAACGAGCTGGCGCAGGAATACGTGATTGCCGCCCGCGTGAAGGGCCTTTCGGAATTCCGTGTGATCTGGCGCCACGCGCTGCGCAACGCCGCCGTTCCGCTGATCACCGTGATCGCTCTTTCGTACGCGAACCTGCTGGAAGGCTCCGTGCTGACCGAAACCGTTTTCGCGTGGCCGGGGCTTGGGCAATACATCACCAACTCCCTTCAGAATGCGGACATGAATGCCGTGCTCGGCGGAACCATCGTGATCGGAACCGTCTTCGTGCTGCTCAACCTCGTGTCCGACCTCCTTTACCGCCTACTCGATCCGAGGACACGCTGA
- a CDS encoding carboxylesterase encodes MQHAVAGAPHIAVLAREGKGPPVVWLGGFKSDMRSTKAEVLDAWAAKAGRAFIRFDYSGHGESGGDFAEGTISQWLEDSLAVLASHVEDRPILVGSSMGGWLALLVARRLLETCPDRAPRGMVLIAPAVDFTERLMWDRFPDDIKRAIDETGVYNRPSPYSPDPYPITKRLIEDGRRHLILGTPIRTDCPVHILQGMEDPDVPWGHALTLVEHLPGDSTSLTLVKDGDHRLSRPEDLDRLVRAVEAMG; translated from the coding sequence ATGCAGCATGCCGTCGCCGGAGCCCCTCACATTGCCGTTCTGGCCCGCGAGGGCAAGGGTCCGCCCGTGGTCTGGCTCGGAGGCTTCAAGTCCGACATGCGCTCGACGAAGGCGGAGGTGCTCGATGCCTGGGCCGCAAAGGCCGGCCGCGCCTTCATCCGCTTCGATTACAGCGGCCATGGGGAGTCGGGCGGCGACTTCGCCGAAGGGACCATTTCCCAATGGCTGGAGGACAGCCTGGCGGTGCTGGCGTCCCATGTGGAGGATCGACCGATCCTGGTCGGTTCGTCCATGGGCGGGTGGCTTGCGCTCCTCGTCGCCCGCCGCCTGCTTGAGACCTGCCCCGACCGGGCGCCACGCGGCATGGTCCTGATCGCTCCTGCGGTCGACTTCACCGAGCGGCTCATGTGGGATCGTTTCCCCGACGACATCAAGCGCGCCATCGACGAGACGGGCGTCTACAACAGGCCCTCGCCCTATTCGCCGGACCCCTACCCTATTACGAAGCGGCTCATAGAAGACGGGCGCCGACATCTTATCCTCGGCACGCCGATCCGGACGGATTGCCCCGTCCATATCCTACAGGGAATGGAAGACCCGGATGTGCCATGGGGTCACGCCCTGACGCTGGTCGAGCATCTGCCCGGCGACAGCACGTCCCTGACACTCGTGAAGGATGGCGACCACCGCCTGTCCAGGCCGGAAGACCTCGACCGCCTCGTGCGGGCGGTCGAGGCGATGGGTTAG
- the pheS gene encoding phenylalanine--tRNA ligase subunit alpha, producing the protein MTDLNQLERDLLSQVEAAGDEAAVEAVRVAALGKKGSVSELLKTLGAMTPEERKERGPLINGLRDKVQGAIAARKDVLAEAALDARLAAERVDVTLPVQDGPETRGRIHPISQVIEELAAIFADMGFSIAEGPDIETDYLNFTALNFPEGHPAREMHDTFFLAPDEKGERKVLRTHTSPVQIRTMMAQKPPIRVICPGRTYRHDSDQTHTPMFHQVEGLVIDKQANIAHMKWVLEEFCKAFFEVDQVKMRFRPSFFPFTEPSAEVDIQCSRKGGEIRFGEGEDWLEILGCGMVHPNVLRNCGLDPDEYQGFAWGMGIDRIAMLKYGMPDLRPFFEADVRWLNHYGFRPLDIPSLVSGLTS; encoded by the coding sequence ATGACCGATCTCAATCAACTCGAACGTGACCTGCTGTCCCAGGTCGAGGCCGCCGGCGACGAGGCGGCCGTTGAAGCCGTGCGCGTGGCCGCACTCGGCAAGAAGGGCTCCGTCTCCGAGCTTCTGAAGACGCTGGGCGCGATGACGCCCGAGGAGCGCAAGGAGCGCGGCCCCCTCATCAACGGCCTGCGCGACAAGGTGCAGGGCGCCATTGCGGCCCGGAAGGACGTGCTGGCCGAGGCGGCCCTGGACGCCCGCCTCGCAGCCGAGCGCGTGGACGTGACCCTGCCGGTCCAGGACGGCCCGGAGACCCGCGGCCGCATTCACCCCATCAGCCAGGTCATCGAGGAGCTGGCGGCGATCTTCGCCGATATGGGCTTCTCCATCGCCGAAGGGCCGGACATCGAAACCGACTACCTCAACTTCACGGCGCTGAACTTTCCCGAAGGGCATCCGGCCCGCGAGATGCACGACACCTTCTTCCTCGCCCCCGACGAAAAGGGCGAGCGCAAGGTGCTGCGCACGCACACGTCTCCGGTCCAGATCCGGACCATGATGGCCCAGAAGCCGCCGATCCGGGTGATCTGCCCCGGCCGGACCTACCGGCACGATTCGGACCAGACCCACACGCCGATGTTCCATCAGGTCGAGGGCCTCGTCATCGACAAGCAGGCCAACATCGCGCACATGAAGTGGGTGCTGGAGGAGTTCTGCAAGGCCTTCTTCGAGGTCGACCAGGTGAAGATGCGCTTCCGCCCGTCCTTCTTCCCGTTCACGGAGCCGTCCGCCGAGGTGGACATCCAGTGCTCGCGCAAGGGCGGCGAAATCCGCTTCGGCGAGGGCGAGGACTGGTTGGAAATCCTGGGCTGCGGCATGGTCCATCCGAACGTGCTGCGGAATTGCGGCCTCGATCCGGACGAGTACCAGGGCTTCGCCTGGGGCATGGGGATCGACCGCATCGCCATGCTGAAATACGGCATGCCGGACCTTCGCCCCTTCTTCGAGGCCGATGTGCGCTGGCTGAACCATTACGGCTTCCGCCCGCTCGACATCCCGAGCCTCGTCAGTGGCCTGACCTCCTGA